A stretch of the Patescibacteria group bacterium genome encodes the following:
- the dnaA gene encoding chromosomal replication initiator protein DnaA, whose product MTNDELWQAVLGEIELTLSKPNFNTWFKNTFISSCDTKQEEIVIGVPNAFTQTWLQTKYHKAILIAFKNITDDKAKKIVYVVETTRPLTSETSKPVSEAAPSPKVQKDLQRIGLNQKYTFKNFIVGKNNELAHAACQSVAKNPGKKYNPLFIYGGVGLGKTHMIQAIGHAVLANSKDVKIRYITSEQFISDYVQSVRSGRGKDFQKTYRNVDVLLIDDVQFIAGKDRTQEEFFHTFNTLHQKDSQLVFTADRPPTAIPGLEERLSSRFSWGMIADVAPPDLETRIAILKTKARERNFQLDDESIQYLAVTFQRNIRELESALNKIIAHWELYNKKITPDIVKEIVSNLSSQTKRGIITAKQLIKIVADFYELKIEDLTQGGRRKELALPRQIAMFLLREELECSYPMIGTEFGGRDHTTAMHACKKITKEVDSHGRIKQEIDMLRERMYNG is encoded by the coding sequence ATGACTAATGACGAGCTTTGGCAGGCGGTTTTGGGAGAAATAGAACTAACGCTTAGCAAGCCAAACTTTAATACTTGGTTTAAGAATACTTTTATCTCTTCCTGCGACACAAAACAGGAGGAAATTGTTATTGGCGTACCAAACGCTTTTACCCAAACCTGGCTCCAAACAAAATATCATAAAGCAATACTAATAGCCTTCAAAAATATTACTGATGACAAAGCTAAAAAAATAGTCTATGTGGTGGAAACCACTAGGCCGCTGACATCAGAAACAAGTAAACCGGTTTCGGAGGCCGCGCCCTCGCCAAAAGTCCAAAAGGATTTACAACGGATTGGTTTAAATCAAAAATACACATTTAAAAATTTTATTGTTGGCAAAAATAACGAGCTAGCTCATGCGGCCTGCCAGTCCGTTGCTAAAAATCCTGGAAAAAAATATAATCCCTTGTTTATTTATGGCGGTGTTGGTTTGGGAAAGACCCACATGATTCAGGCCATCGGACATGCGGTTTTGGCAAACTCAAAAGATGTTAAAATCCGCTACATTACCTCCGAGCAATTTATTAGTGACTATGTTCAATCAGTCCGCAGCGGCAGGGGAAAAGATTTTCAAAAAACTTATCGCAATGTTGATGTCTTGCTAATTGATGATGTTCAATTTATTGCCGGCAAAGACCGTACTCAAGAAGAATTTTTTCATACCTTTAACACCCTTCATCAAAAAGACAGCCAATTGGTATTTACTGCCGATAGACCGCCCACTGCCATCCCCGGCCTTGAAGAACGTTTAAGCTCTCGCTTTTCTTGGGGCATGATTGCTGATGTAGCGCCGCCTGATCTGGAAACTCGCATTGCTATTTTAAAAACTAAAGCCCGAGAACGCAATTTTCAATTGGATGATGAGTCTATCCAATATTTGGCGGTTACTTTTCAAAGGAACATTAGGGAGCTGGAAAGCGCGCTTAATAAAATCATTGCCCATTGGGAGCTTTATAATAAAAAAATAACCCCGGATATCGTAAAAGAAATTGTTTCTAATCTTTCTTCTCAAACTAAGAGGGGCATTATTACGGCCAAACAACTAATAAAAATCGTGGCTGACTTTTATGAGTTAAAAATCGAGGACTTGACCCAAGGCGGCCGACGAAAAGAACTGGCCTTGCCCCGACAGATCGCCATGTTTTTACTGCGCGAGGAGCTAGAATGCTCTTATCCCATGATTGGCACGGAATTCGGCGGACGCGACCATACCACTGCGATGCATGCTTGTAAAAAGATTACCAAGGAAGTGGATTCTCACGGCCGAATTAAGCAGGAGATTGATATGCTTCGGGAGAGGATGTATAACGGGTGA